The proteins below are encoded in one region of Desulfurispira natronophila:
- the zupT gene encoding zinc transporter ZupT, with the protein MEFLANPNFPLALTLTVLAGLSTAIGGLIALFVRTQNTVGLSFGLGFSAGVMIYVSFVEIFPEAIEAFEAHYSHEYGYFLATIFLFVGIAITALIDYFIPGDINPHELKKASEFVADDELRVQKALALKRTGTFTALAVAIHNFPEGFATFTVAMIDPAIAIPIAIAIAIHNIPEGVAVALPIYHGTGSRKKGFWYAFLSGLAEPVGAVVGFALLAPFLTEASLGIVFAMVAGIMIYISFDELLPAARLYGTNHSTIIGLLLGMLVMASSLVAFEFW; encoded by the coding sequence ATGGAATTCCTAGCCAATCCGAATTTCCCTCTGGCTCTGACCCTTACGGTACTGGCCGGCTTGTCCACAGCTATTGGTGGCCTTATTGCGCTTTTTGTGCGAACTCAAAATACCGTTGGTCTCTCTTTTGGCTTGGGATTCTCCGCCGGTGTAATGATTTACGTCTCTTTTGTAGAGATTTTCCCGGAGGCTATTGAGGCCTTTGAGGCACACTATAGTCATGAGTATGGCTACTTTCTGGCAACCATTTTCCTTTTTGTCGGCATAGCTATTACGGCCTTGATTGACTACTTTATTCCCGGTGACATCAACCCACACGAGCTCAAAAAGGCCTCAGAGTTTGTAGCCGATGATGAGCTCAGGGTGCAAAAAGCACTTGCTCTCAAGCGTACTGGAACTTTCACTGCACTGGCAGTGGCTATCCACAACTTCCCTGAAGGTTTTGCCACCTTTACCGTTGCCATGATAGATCCGGCCATTGCCATACCCATCGCCATTGCCATTGCCATCCACAATATTCCTGAGGGTGTTGCGGTGGCACTGCCCATTTATCACGGAACCGGCAGCCGCAAAAAAGGCTTCTGGTATGCTTTTCTTTCTGGCCTGGCCGAGCCAGTGGGGGCGGTTGTAGGCTTTGCCCTGCTGGCACCGTTTCTTACGGAAGCCTCTCTGGGGATTGTTTTTGCCATGGTTGCGGGAATCATGATCTACATATCCTTTGATGAACTCCTGCCAGCGGCACGGCTTTACGGCACTAATCACTCCACTATTATAGGCTTGCTGCTTGGCATGCTGGTGATGGCCAGCAGCTTGGTAGCATTTGAGTTCTGGTAA
- the serS gene encoding serine--tRNA ligase, with translation MLDMKRLRDERDKFEKRLQLRDPSLNFNNLLELDDKRRQVMAELQHKQGLRNETSKKIGVIKKQGGDASEIMGQMKTLSEELKSLENHSRELEEALQAALLQIPNIPHEDVPAGASEEQNIQLRQVGTVPSFDFAPRSHDELGVELDILDFSRGVKIAQSRFVIYKGLGARLERALINFMLDEHQQTGYTEILPPLMVNRTAMTGTGQLPKFEDDLFSTEEGQLLMIPTAEVPLTNMHSDEILKEEQLPLRYTAYTPCFRREAGSYGKDTKGLIRQHQFNKVELVGFCHPEHSYANLDELLQQAEQILQKLHLPYRVVELCSGDLGFSAARTYDIEVWVPSQKTYREISSCSNFEDFQSRRAKIRYKDSQGKNHYLHTINGSGLAVGRTVVAILENCQNADGSVTIPSVLIPYMGGIEKISAP, from the coding sequence ATGCTTGACATGAAGCGTCTTCGCGACGAGCGAGACAAGTTTGAGAAACGATTACAACTGAGAGACCCATCACTGAATTTTAACAATTTGCTGGAGCTTGATGATAAAAGACGTCAAGTAATGGCAGAGCTACAGCACAAACAAGGACTTCGAAACGAGACTAGCAAAAAAATTGGCGTCATAAAAAAGCAAGGTGGCGACGCCAGCGAAATTATGGGGCAAATGAAAACTTTGTCAGAAGAGCTGAAATCCCTGGAAAACCACTCACGGGAGCTAGAGGAAGCTCTTCAGGCAGCTTTGCTTCAGATACCCAACATTCCCCACGAAGATGTCCCAGCTGGAGCCAGCGAAGAACAGAATATCCAGTTGCGCCAGGTTGGTACTGTTCCGAGTTTTGACTTTGCTCCCCGCTCACACGATGAGCTGGGGGTCGAGCTGGATATATTGGACTTCAGTCGTGGTGTAAAAATAGCCCAGTCCCGCTTTGTTATTTATAAGGGACTAGGGGCGCGTTTGGAGCGTGCTCTTATCAACTTCATGCTGGATGAGCATCAACAAACAGGCTACACTGAGATATTGCCTCCACTCATGGTGAATCGAACCGCCATGACCGGCACCGGACAGCTTCCCAAATTTGAGGACGACCTATTCTCTACAGAAGAGGGTCAACTGCTCATGATCCCCACAGCAGAAGTTCCTCTCACCAATATGCACAGCGACGAGATCCTTAAGGAAGAGCAACTTCCTTTGCGTTACACAGCATACACTCCATGTTTTCGTCGCGAAGCCGGTTCGTACGGAAAAGATACCAAAGGCTTGATTCGACAGCACCAGTTTAACAAAGTGGAGCTGGTAGGCTTCTGTCACCCAGAGCACTCTTACGCTAATCTTGACGAATTACTGCAACAAGCGGAGCAAATTCTGCAAAAACTCCACCTACCGTACCGAGTGGTTGAATTGTGCAGCGGCGATCTGGGTTTCAGTGCCGCGCGCACTTACGATATAGAGGTGTGGGTTCCCTCCCAGAAAACCTATCGGGAAATATCCTCTTGCTCTAACTTTGAAGACTTTCAAAGTCGCCGGGCCAAAATAAGATACAAGGACAGCCAGGGCAAGAATCACTACCTGCACACGATAAACGGCTCAGGGCTTGCTGTAGGAAGAACCGTCGTTGCTATTCTTGAAAACTGTCAGAATGCTGATGGCTCTGTAACCATTCCATCAGTACTGATTCCCTACATGGGCGGAATAGAAAAGATATCTGCGCCTTAG
- a CDS encoding IclR family transcriptional regulator produces MKREKTDYIVQSVCNALDILETFKDAGELDIRAIREKFELSKNNMFRLLTTLEAHGYVERNPYTKNYRLGLKNFELSQAYISKIDLIKTTEPILEELVDELDESSYIGVLRSKSVVYLNVVETSQFVRIVPRIGSVGSPFRTAIGKCQLFDDSPEKIRQRIEADEQRIRGDQRSPRAGIEGFIEEIEAARLIGYAIDDEEFEEGVRCVGAPLRDYTGRITAGMSVSGPIQRMSHDHIEKSIAPALLRAASKASARMGYSSHVQQEHELTSLSEPQ; encoded by the coding sequence ATGAAACGCGAAAAAACCGACTATATAGTCCAGTCAGTCTGCAATGCCCTGGATATCCTGGAGACTTTCAAGGACGCTGGCGAGCTTGATATTCGCGCTATTCGGGAAAAGTTTGAACTCAGCAAAAACAATATGTTTCGGCTTTTAACTACTCTTGAGGCCCACGGATATGTTGAGCGCAACCCCTACACAAAAAACTATCGCTTGGGTTTGAAAAACTTTGAACTTTCACAAGCCTATATAAGCAAAATAGACCTTATAAAGACGACAGAACCTATCCTGGAAGAACTGGTGGATGAGCTGGATGAGTCTTCATATATTGGAGTTCTGCGTAGTAAGAGTGTGGTGTATCTCAATGTTGTTGAAACTTCCCAGTTTGTTCGCATTGTTCCACGCATTGGCAGCGTCGGATCACCATTTCGCACAGCTATTGGCAAATGTCAGCTTTTTGACGACAGCCCAGAAAAGATACGTCAACGGATAGAGGCTGATGAGCAGCGTATTCGCGGTGATCAACGTTCTCCTCGAGCTGGCATTGAAGGGTTTATCGAGGAAATTGAAGCTGCCCGACTTATAGGCTATGCCATAGATGATGAAGAGTTTGAGGAGGGAGTACGCTGTGTCGGAGCTCCTTTACGAGACTACACCGGTCGCATTACTGCTGGTATGAGCGTTTCCGGCCCCATCCAACGCATGTCACATGATCACATTGAAAAAAGTATAGCCCCAGCCCTGTTACGTGCAGCTAGCAAAGCAAGTGCCCGAATGGGTTACTCTTCACATGTACAGCAGGAACATGAGTTAACAAGCCTGTCCGAGCCACAGTAA
- a CDS encoding ABC transporter transmembrane domain-containing protein: MNIETFRRDASIFRTMLSLPRSGSAISDLAVSSVFINILSLALPLILLQAFDRIVPNQATATLWWLVLGGVTAAAIETLLRISRSTTSGWSSARLEYMGSCLVVERLLSCRLVDFERHGVGVYLDRIGALSTLRSFLGGQVFQVAMDLPFTLLFIGVIWFLAGDFILWPLGILLLYIIVATALKVIFQKERSSQASITDRRYNFIIELLGNIHIVKAMGLEEVFMRRYERLQKSNAEANSQVAFWGAIPMHTGLLFSHLMLFTVLIAGGFKVIGGELTLGTLVAVSLLSTRSLQPVQGFMSFWIRMADVNLAREQLAKVAEMPLDLQESLPPFPRINQGNIELQNISFRYSPQAPLLFEDISCYIPHGEMVVIHPGISGSGSTTLMNILSGIMATTGGAVVVEGYSLADWDTRFLVGSIAYIPKEGRLFQGTILDNLTMFQPKLRDAALDAAALVELDDIVAHLPQGYETPVTSQSNNLLPSDLLQRIAVARALGVRPRILLIDQAEVLMGQQTFELLLRLLRHLKGRCTIVLISDNPRITEIADRVFCIRDRQLQPVEGGLYV; this comes from the coding sequence ATGAATATTGAAACATTTCGGCGTGATGCCAGTATATTTCGCACCATGCTATCGTTGCCACGCAGTGGTTCAGCCATAAGCGACCTGGCAGTGTCATCAGTTTTTATAAATATTCTCTCCCTGGCTTTGCCACTTATTCTCCTGCAAGCCTTTGACAGGATTGTACCCAATCAGGCTACAGCCACCCTCTGGTGGCTGGTATTAGGTGGAGTGACAGCCGCTGCCATAGAAACCCTTTTGCGTATTTCACGCAGCACTACTTCAGGCTGGAGCTCGGCCCGTCTGGAGTATATGGGCAGTTGCCTGGTGGTGGAGCGCCTGCTTTCATGCCGCCTGGTTGACTTTGAGCGGCACGGGGTGGGTGTCTACCTGGATCGCATAGGAGCGCTCTCTACACTGCGATCCTTTCTGGGAGGGCAGGTATTTCAGGTAGCCATGGATCTCCCCTTCACTCTTCTTTTTATCGGTGTCATCTGGTTCCTGGCAGGAGATTTTATTCTTTGGCCCCTGGGTATCCTGTTGCTCTACATTATTGTGGCTACAGCACTCAAGGTGATCTTTCAAAAGGAGCGCAGTTCACAGGCAAGCATCACCGATCGCCGTTACAACTTTATCATTGAATTACTGGGAAACATCCACATCGTCAAGGCCATGGGGCTCGAAGAAGTTTTCATGAGACGCTATGAGCGATTGCAAAAAAGCAACGCAGAAGCCAACTCACAGGTTGCATTCTGGGGCGCTATCCCCATGCATACCGGCCTGCTGTTCAGTCATCTGATGCTTTTTACCGTTCTCATTGCCGGCGGCTTCAAGGTTATTGGCGGGGAGCTCACTCTGGGGACGCTCGTGGCCGTTTCGCTGCTCTCTACACGTTCCTTGCAGCCAGTGCAGGGTTTCATGTCCTTCTGGATTCGTATGGCCGATGTCAACCTGGCCCGAGAGCAACTTGCCAAGGTAGCTGAGATGCCCCTTGACTTACAGGAGTCGCTTCCCCCATTTCCGCGCATCAACCAGGGCAATATCGAGCTGCAAAATATCAGTTTTCGCTACTCTCCTCAGGCACCCCTGTTGTTTGAGGATATCTCATGCTACATACCTCACGGTGAAATGGTTGTTATTCATCCCGGAATCAGCGGATCCGGCTCCACAACTCTTATGAACATTCTTAGCGGAATCATGGCGACTACCGGTGGGGCGGTGGTTGTCGAGGGCTACAGTCTGGCAGACTGGGATACGCGCTTTCTCGTGGGCAGCATAGCGTACATTCCCAAGGAAGGGCGACTGTTTCAAGGTACCATTCTTGATAACCTGACCATGTTTCAGCCCAAACTGCGGGACGCTGCCCTTGATGCAGCCGCTCTAGTTGAGCTTGACGATATTGTTGCCCACCTGCCTCAGGGGTACGAAACACCTGTTACCAGTCAGTCCAACAACCTGTTGCCCAGTGATCTGCTGCAGCGTATTGCGGTAGCACGTGCCCTGGGTGTGCGGCCCCGCATCCTGCTGATTGATCAGGCAGAAGTACTCATGGGCCAGCAGACCTTTGAGCTGCTCCTGAGGTTGCTGCGACACCTCAAAGGGCGCTGCACCATCGTTTTGATATCTGACAATCCAAGGATAACCGAAATTGCTGATAGAGTTTTCTGCATCAGGGATCGGCAATTGCAGCCAGTTGAGGGAGGGCTGTATGTCTGA
- a CDS encoding hemerythrin domain-containing protein has product MSELHWTRWLLQTARTWDDIKDAFSSMRVDMLDDDHRRLTEFTLELNTLIDLLERDGFNLVYIDRQRELLTHIYNFAEAHFEREERIIEKFAIPGAQTQQEQHEKFLSALQSDIDAFNSGKLTVGETLKNSILQSWANHVNYIDATTFRDGEWVEQAIHKAQQWDDIAELYCSTGLDEIDHQHRELVSAGLELKREIIQGKSPDFPMPEGEYIANKLAALLEMAQMHFTYEEDLIQGLNISGFDEHMSQHQSLAVKLTSMVSEAKVTDSEEVLSAIHSILMYWRSHINQEDYDLFQLSRWIERLIGSASSWDQVAPVIRSTGVDAIDDQHKHVTIETLRLHTFIESMRTQQIDSQTIREIDEQFELIQDMVQSHFEFEDAMMESAKLPDIASHKAYHAEFSVMLKEFHSNLRKGNMIISVEIKRRLVSWWFNHINVVDYNAFYHRREELNRLTRVET; this is encoded by the coding sequence ATGTCTGAGTTGCACTGGACACGGTGGCTTCTGCAAACAGCACGAACCTGGGATGACATCAAGGATGCCTTCAGCAGCATGCGGGTAGATATGCTGGACGATGACCATCGACGCCTTACCGAGTTTACGCTGGAGCTCAACACCCTTATCGATCTGCTTGAGAGGGACGGTTTCAACCTGGTCTACATTGATAGGCAGCGGGAGCTGCTCACACACATTTATAATTTTGCCGAGGCTCACTTTGAGCGGGAAGAACGCATAATTGAAAAGTTTGCCATCCCGGGAGCTCAAACCCAGCAGGAGCAGCATGAAAAGTTTCTGAGTGCGCTGCAAAGTGATATAGACGCATTCAACTCCGGCAAACTTACAGTTGGCGAGACACTGAAAAACTCGATTTTGCAGTCCTGGGCAAATCACGTCAATTATATTGATGCCACTACATTTCGTGATGGCGAGTGGGTTGAGCAAGCTATACATAAGGCTCAGCAGTGGGACGATATTGCCGAGCTTTACTGTTCAACTGGGTTGGATGAGATTGACCACCAGCATCGCGAGCTCGTATCGGCAGGGCTGGAGCTGAAAAGGGAAATTATTCAGGGCAAATCCCCGGACTTCCCAATGCCTGAAGGGGAATATATCGCCAATAAACTCGCTGCCCTTCTGGAAATGGCACAGATGCATTTTACCTATGAAGAGGACTTAATCCAAGGGCTGAACATCTCGGGATTTGATGAGCACATGAGTCAGCACCAAAGCCTTGCCGTGAAATTGACGTCCATGGTGTCAGAGGCAAAAGTGACTGATTCGGAGGAAGTTCTGTCAGCGATTCACTCTATTCTCATGTACTGGCGCTCCCACATAAACCAGGAAGACTACGACCTTTTCCAGCTTTCCCGCTGGATCGAGCGGTTAATTGGCAGTGCAAGCTCCTGGGATCAGGTTGCACCGGTAATCCGGTCTACCGGGGTTGATGCCATTGACGACCAGCACAAACATGTGACTATTGAAACTCTTCGCCTGCACACCTTTATTGAATCCATGCGCACCCAGCAAATAGACAGTCAAACCATCCGGGAGATAGATGAGCAGTTCGAACTCATCCAGGATATGGTGCAGAGCCACTTTGAGTTCGAAGATGCCATGATGGAGAGTGCGAAGCTGCCGGATATCGCATCCCACAAGGCATACCACGCAGAGTTCAGCGTTATGCTGAAAGAGTTTCACTCTAACCTGCGCAAAGGCAACATGATTATTTCGGTAGAAATCAAACGCAGACTTGTCAGCTGGTGGTTTAACCATATCAACGTGGTTGACTACAATGCCTTTTATCACCGTCGCGAGGAGCTGAACAGATTGACCCGGGTAGAGACATGA
- a CDS encoding peptidase domain-containing ABC transporter produces MINSANTITAGANSRLLKAIGIGESNSLLNCLVPLLDAVGWRGRQNQIIEALPHFPEQIGLTEFLNTMGNLQYESQSLSATLDSIDSRLLPCLFVPEDYDPLVLINLKDNQAMAFNGRTGNYEQIPVSHLRGTMYFFKPLTAERASFMAEQPDWFSKVMQRFRSLFATVLVLTFFITVLSAISPLFIMAIYNQLSLSGSIKGLIHLALGVGVFVAGDIVLRGLRHRILSFISVRTGYLVGNEVLRRLLALPSSHTESATLGAQVARIRDFENVREFFSGPAIIALIDLPFITLLIFVLIYLSGWGAVIPVVAILLYIILGLILIPRIKDANQQASKNHSQRQEFLVEMLTNIRSIRVSGASSRWLERFRPLAAETAMSNYRADVTSAAVAGLSQGIVSLAALSTMAFGVWLVIQGHMTLGALMASMLIVWRILAPLKSGFSVITQANKILKSISQVNRLMNIKQETTPGATTSMVRDIGGRVAFSQVGIRYSPDAHPALVGVDFSAEAGEKVVIVGHDGAGKSTLLKLTLKLYQPQTGKILIDSMNLRQMSPQALRQMISYSPQNNHFFYGTIAQNLRLANPMATKADLERAAKHALVLDEIEALPEMFDTHLGDHSSARFSASFLRRLSIARAFVRETRIIILDEPEKGFEGNEMKAFSAMLKNMPGKPTVLIATHSAHFFDIADQVIWLEQGRVRAKGPADRVGFEYNQQNQASKTTGNRG; encoded by the coding sequence ATGATTAATTCTGCCAATACTATCACCGCAGGTGCCAACTCCAGGCTGCTCAAAGCTATAGGCATTGGAGAGTCCAATTCACTGCTCAATTGTCTGGTGCCTTTGCTGGACGCCGTTGGGTGGCGAGGTCGGCAGAATCAAATAATCGAAGCCTTGCCACACTTCCCCGAGCAAATCGGATTAACCGAATTCCTCAACACCATGGGGAACCTGCAATACGAGTCTCAATCGCTGAGTGCCACCCTTGACAGCATAGACTCACGCTTGCTCCCATGCCTGTTTGTGCCGGAAGACTACGATCCGCTGGTGCTGATCAACCTAAAAGACAATCAGGCAATGGCATTTAATGGGCGCACCGGCAATTATGAGCAGATACCCGTCAGCCATCTCCGTGGCACCATGTATTTCTTCAAACCACTGACCGCAGAGCGTGCTTCATTCATGGCAGAGCAACCAGACTGGTTCAGCAAAGTAATGCAGCGCTTTCGCAGTCTGTTTGCCACAGTGCTGGTTTTGACCTTTTTTATTACCGTGCTCTCTGCCATCTCTCCACTTTTCATCATGGCCATTTACAACCAGCTGTCCCTCTCTGGCAGCATCAAGGGTCTGATTCATCTGGCGCTGGGCGTGGGGGTTTTTGTTGCCGGTGATATTGTACTGCGGGGATTACGTCATCGTATACTTTCATTTATCAGCGTGCGCACCGGCTATCTCGTCGGCAATGAAGTTCTGCGCAGGCTGCTGGCACTTCCATCCAGCCACACCGAGTCAGCCACACTGGGAGCCCAGGTGGCCAGAATTCGTGACTTTGAGAACGTGCGGGAGTTTTTTTCCGGGCCAGCTATCATTGCCCTCATTGATCTGCCGTTTATAACACTGCTGATTTTTGTATTGATTTACCTCAGCGGATGGGGGGCCGTTATTCCGGTGGTCGCCATTTTGCTCTACATTATTTTGGGGCTGATCCTGATTCCCAGGATAAAAGACGCCAATCAACAGGCATCCAAAAACCACAGTCAGCGTCAGGAATTCCTGGTGGAAATGCTTACCAATATTCGCTCAATTCGGGTATCCGGTGCTTCCAGTCGCTGGTTGGAACGCTTTCGGCCTCTGGCAGCAGAAACGGCCATGAGCAACTACCGGGCAGATGTTACTTCAGCCGCAGTAGCCGGACTTTCCCAGGGAATTGTTTCCCTGGCAGCACTTTCCACCATGGCATTTGGTGTGTGGCTCGTAATTCAGGGGCACATGACCCTTGGGGCACTTATGGCTTCCATGCTGATCGTGTGGCGCATACTGGCACCACTCAAGTCAGGTTTTTCTGTCATAACCCAGGCCAACAAAATCCTGAAAAGCATAAGTCAGGTTAATCGCCTCATGAATATTAAGCAGGAAACAACTCCCGGTGCCACCACCTCAATGGTGAGAGATATTGGGGGCAGAGTCGCCTTCTCGCAAGTAGGCATTCGCTATTCACCCGATGCCCATCCAGCTTTGGTGGGGGTTGACTTCAGCGCAGAAGCCGGAGAGAAAGTCGTGATTGTAGGGCATGATGGGGCAGGCAAATCTACACTTCTCAAGCTTACATTGAAGCTCTATCAACCACAGACAGGGAAAATCCTGATTGACAGCATGAATCTTCGCCAGATGAGCCCCCAAGCGCTTCGTCAAATGATAAGCTATTCGCCACAGAACAACCACTTCTTCTATGGAACCATTGCCCAGAATCTCCGACTTGCCAATCCCATGGCCACCAAGGCTGATCTTGAGCGAGCGGCAAAACACGCACTTGTTCTTGATGAAATAGAAGCTCTCCCGGAAATGTTTGACACTCACCTTGGCGACCACAGCAGTGCCAGATTCTCGGCATCCTTTTTAAGGCGGTTAAGTATCGCCAGGGCATTTGTGAGAGAAACAAGAATCATAATACTGGATGAACCGGAGAAAGGCTTTGAGGGCAACGAGATGAAAGCCTTCAGCGCCATGCTGAAAAACATGCCCGGCAAACCAACCGTGCTGATAGCCACTCACAGTGCTCATTTTTTTGATATCGCAGACCAGGTTATCTGGCTTGAGCAGGGCCGCGTGCGCGCCAAGGGACCTGCAGATCGAGTTGGCTTTGAATATAACCAGCAAAACCAGGCCAGTAAAACAACCGGTAACAGAGGGTAA
- a CDS encoding HlyD family type I secretion periplasmic adaptor subunit, whose protein sequence is MPVKKNRIKDSQADHLAKSLLLEESGNRQIVRIIILTISLIVIGFIAWSAAITLEEKAIAPGELVPASPTVRVQHPDGGLLSALMVKSGDHVEKGQLLFSLQPLPNESHLRETKAKIAFLLLEQERLLALINNRQPQFAGIEASPALIQSQRQLYISNRQALELNKQTLRLQKAQAESEYKALVSQQRMIEQQVRLTKEELAIWQKLTAEGLTSKIEQLRHTERLVVAEGELQQVTERVHGAMERYHEIESQLQEVEARSVADSTRQLVRTREDLDRAKEELRRHEDSVRMLHVRAEKTGTVHNVIPKSTGEVIPSEQTVMEIIPHGSELIAEVQISPRDIGHVRPGQTAQLRFTAYDFGRYGGVDGTITRISPSTVIPDDGSEPYYQAEIELQKQYIGSRPGDHQVMAGMVVEAGITTGEKTIFDYLIRPIHTSLSHALRER, encoded by the coding sequence ATGCCAGTTAAGAAAAATCGAATCAAAGACAGCCAGGCAGATCACCTTGCAAAGTCACTCCTGCTGGAAGAGTCTGGCAACCGCCAGATAGTGCGAATTATTATCCTGACCATCTCACTTATTGTGATTGGTTTTATCGCGTGGTCTGCAGCCATAACCCTTGAAGAGAAAGCCATAGCCCCTGGAGAGCTTGTTCCTGCTTCCCCGACTGTTCGAGTCCAGCATCCAGATGGAGGCTTGTTGAGCGCTCTTATGGTCAAGAGTGGAGATCATGTGGAAAAAGGGCAGCTTCTGTTCAGCCTTCAGCCGCTCCCCAATGAATCTCACCTGCGTGAGACAAAAGCAAAAATCGCATTTCTGCTCCTTGAGCAGGAGAGGCTGCTTGCTCTGATAAATAACCGCCAACCCCAGTTTGCTGGCATAGAGGCTTCCCCTGCACTCATCCAAAGCCAGCGACAACTCTACATATCCAACCGCCAGGCACTGGAGCTGAACAAGCAAACCTTGCGGCTGCAAAAAGCCCAGGCGGAATCCGAGTACAAGGCACTCGTGTCCCAGCAACGAATGATAGAGCAACAGGTTCGCTTAACCAAAGAAGAACTGGCAATTTGGCAAAAACTGACAGCTGAGGGCCTTACCTCAAAAATTGAGCAGCTGCGTCACACAGAACGTCTGGTGGTGGCAGAAGGTGAGCTGCAACAGGTAACTGAGAGAGTCCATGGTGCCATGGAAAGGTACCACGAGATCGAAAGCCAACTGCAGGAAGTTGAGGCACGAAGCGTTGCCGATTCAACCCGTCAGCTCGTAAGAACTCGGGAAGATCTTGATCGCGCAAAGGAAGAGCTGCGTAGACACGAAGACTCCGTGCGAATGCTGCACGTAAGGGCCGAAAAGACCGGCACTGTACACAACGTTATACCCAAAAGCACCGGAGAGGTTATTCCCTCCGAACAAACCGTTATGGAAATTATTCCCCATGGAAGCGAGCTTATCGCAGAAGTACAAATAAGCCCCAGGGATATTGGACACGTACGTCCTGGTCAGACTGCTCAACTCAGGTTTACCGCATACGACTTCGGAAGATATGGGGGGGTAGATGGCACCATCACCAGAATATCACCAAGCACCGTCATTCCAGATGATGGAAGCGAGCCATACTACCAGGCAGAGATAGAGCTGCAAAAACAGTACATAGGTTCCCGACCCGGTGATCATCAGGTTATGGCTGGAATGGTTGTTGAAGCCGGCATTACTACCGGAGAAAAAACAATCTTCGACTATCTGATACGACCAATACATACCTCACTCAGTCACGCCTTGCGGGAGCGATAA